Within Nitrospirota bacterium, the genomic segment AGTATCATGTCTCTGACCTGTGGCTCAGAATAAAGAAAAAACGTAAGGCCGTCCTTTTCAAGGTCCTTGTCCTTATCCTCAAATCTTTTTGATTCTTTAAAAATGGCGCTCTTTACAGAAACGGCATATGCAACAAGGCTTGCATTTTGTGCCGTCTCAAGGATAGCGTCCAGGTCTCCGCCAAACTCCACACTGCCAACATGGTTACCATCGGAAAAAACCGGATAAACAATTCTTAATCCCAATCCCTCACGGCCTGCCTCCAGTCCGACAACCGGTTTTTTTGTGTTGTTAGCTGCAACCACGGTGTGTCTGAACGATGACAGGTCGTCATCGAATTTCTCCGGCTTATGGACACGGAAAAAGCTCTTAGCCTGCGGCGAATGAAATTGAAATTGTTTAACACTGTATTGCGGTTTTAAATCTTTCTTAAAGTAATCCACCGTAAGTTTAGCCAAAGCATCTCTGTCACCTTTGGCAAAGGCGGAAACAATGTCATGATTTAAAAGCAAAATTTCCATAGACATACTGAGGTCTTTTGTTTTAGTTTCCAGTTCATTCTTATAGACTTTTTGAAAAACGTCAAAAGCACTCTGAGCGTTTTCTATGACGCTTTGCTGATTCTTTAAATAGTTATTAATTAAAAAGATTGTGCCTGATATGGAAATTACAATAGCTATAGATAATAAAATCTTAGTTTTTATGCTGACAAACTTCTTCATGTGATTTTTGCCTCCACCAATGCAATTATTATAGTAGTGTCACTTAAGTATTACGGAGTATATTATATTGCAATTGCACAGATATTTTCAAATAGAAGTTCATTGCGTATGTTTGAACTAATACAGCCGTTCTCCAAATAATACATCTTTACATGATTATTGTGGTTTATTGTGTCTTGACACTCCATACCTCATAAACGTTATAATTATGATTAGCAAATTAGTTTATTAATTAAAGTGAAAAGCTTACAATGAAGATAAACACAAATATCAATTTTCGTTTTTTAATTCTGATAATTATTTCACTTACCGGATGTGATAAGTCTGTAACTGCATCCAAAGGACCACCTCCTGTGCCTGTTACTGTGCAAAAGGCAATTGCTAAGTCCATGCCGGTTGAGATAACCGCATTTGGCACGGTTGAGGCTTATAATTCCCTGTCCATTATGCCTCAGGTTCCCGGTAGAATCCTGAAGATTCACTTTAAAGAAGGCCAATATGTAAAAAAAGGCGAACTGCTTATCACTATTGACCCCGAGCCGTATAATGAAAAACTTACACAGGCTGAGGCCGTCCTTGCTAAAGACAAAGCAAACCTGACCTATGCCAAAGAAGAGGCTCAAAGATACACGTTCCTGCTTGAAAAAGGCGCCGTCTCACGCTCCGAATACGATAAAAACACTAGCGGTTACAGGGCTCAGGAGGAACTTGTTAAGTCCGATGAGGCTTTAGTAAAGCAAGCGAAACTTAATCTCAACTACTGCTCCGTGCGCTCTCCGATTGAGGGTAAAACCGGAGGGCTTATACTGAAAGAGGGCTCCGTGGTTGAGGAAAATAAAACCAAAGTCGTCACCATTAACCAGATTCACCCCATATTGGCCAGGTTTTCAGTGCCCGAAAAATATCTGAACGAAATCAAACGCTATAGCGATAACGGCAGCCTTAAAGTCCTCGCATATCCCCCTAAGTACGAAAACACACCGCACGAGGGTAAGCTCACCTTCATAAGCAACTCCGTTGACCAGAGCTCCGGAATGATTGAGCTTAAGGCTGAGTATGAAAACAAGGACGGATTCCTTTGGCCCGGACAGTTTGTCAATGTCATCGTCTATCTGACTATTCAACCTAACGCCGTTGTGGTTCCCTCATCCTGCGTACAAGCCGGCCTTAAGGGTAACTACGCCTTTGTAGTTAAGCCCGATATGACCGCAGAGCTTAGAAATGTGGTCGTTGACAGAGTGCAGAGGGATGAAACTGTTATTGCCTCAGGCATTGCACCAGGTGATACTGTCGTAACCGATGGCCAGATAAAACTTAAAAACGGTTTAACTGTAAAGATCAATGAGATGCCGACAGAGGGGCCGCTACAGAGCCCGCAACCTAACAAATTGTGAATCTTTCTGAAATCTGGATAAGACGCCCCATCATGACCATTTTGTTTATGGCCGGGATCTTGTTTTTTGGGATAATCAGTTACAAAAAGCTCCCTATCAATAACCTTCCTAATGTTGACTTTCCAACAATAGAGGTAAGTGCCGCTCTTCCCGGCGCTAACAGCGAAACCATGGCCTCCACTGTTGCCATGCCTTTGGAAAAGCAGTTTTCAGGTATTTCAGGCGTTGACTCCATGGTCTCATCAAGCGTGCAGGGGAAAACCACCATCAATCTTCAGTTTTCGCTGGATAGAAACATTGACGATGCCGCTCAGGATGTTAATGCCGCAATTTCCGCCGCTATGGGTGTGCTCCCCGGAAATATGCCTAACCCCCCCACGTACAAAAAGGTTAATCCCGGCGATATGCCTATTATCTTTCTGGGACTTGTCTCAGACACCCTGCCAATCACTGCCCTTAATGATTACGCAGAAAACATTCTGACCCCACATCTTTCCACTATTAACGGTGTGGCACAGGTGCGTGTTGTCGGCACTCAACGATTTGCTGTCAGAGTGCAGGTCAATCCCCGTACACTTGCAAACAAGGGGATAGGGATTAACGAGGTGCAAGACGCACTGGCAGCCGGAAATGTAAATCTCCCCGGCGGTGAGCTGCAAGGCACAAACACCGGATTTATGCTTAAGCCCTCCGGACAGATTTTTGACGCCGAGGGGTACAATAATCTCATCGTTACATATCAAAACGGTTATCCGGTTAGAGTAAAAGACATAGGAACAGCGATTGACGGCGTTGAGTATAAAAAACAAAGGGCCTGGTTTTATACTAAAGGACACGCAAAACGCGGCATCTTTCTTTTAGTAAGCAGACAACCCGGTACAAACACTGTAGCACTTGCTAAAGAAATCAAATCCCTCATGCCAATGCTTAAAGCCTCCATGCCGGGCGCTATGGATATGGCAATTTTCTATGATCAGTCGCTGTTTATCAAAGAATCCATTAACGATGTTCAATATACTCTGATTCTCACAGTTATTCTGGTTATTATAGTCATTTTTCTTTTTATAAGAGCCGTGAGGCCGACTCTTATTCCGGCACTCAGTGTGCCTCTGTCGCTGATTGGAACCTTTGCCATAATGGATCTAATGGGTTACACTCTTAATAACTTATCCCTAATGTCCCTGACCCTTGCCGTAGGGTTTGTGGTTGATGACGCTATAGTTGTGCTTGAAAATATCGTACGGCGAATAGAGATGGGTGAAAATGCAATGGATGCCTCACTTAACGGCTCCAAAGAGATTGGGTTTACAATTCTATCTATGACTCTTTCTCTGGTAGTTGTCTTTATTCCCATTATGTTTATGGGAGGAATAATTGGGCGGCTTTTCAGGGAATTTTCTGTGTGTATCACATCTGCCATTTTGTTTTCCGGGCTTGTCTCACTAACCCTTACTCCAGTTATGGGATCTCGCTTTATGGGAGCTGTTAGCCACACCCATGGCAGGTTTTATGAGTACTCTGAGGCGTTTTTTAAGAGGATGCTTAACTTTTACTCTGACACTTTAAAGTGGGTCATTTATCATCGCAAGTACGTTGTCGTTTTTTTAGTGTTTATAGTGGTTGGCACAGTTTTTTTGGCACGGGCGGTTCCTAAGGGGTTTATTCCAACTCAGGACCAAAACTTTTTCAGAGTTTTTTCCATAGCCTCAGACAGTATCTCCTTTGACAGTATGGTAAAGCATCAGGAGGAGGTAATAAAAAGATTCTTAGAAGACCCTGACATAAAAGAGGCAAGCGGAGCATCTGCCGCGGGTTTTCCCGGAGACACAAGCGGTATTCTTTTTTGCGGCCTCAAAGATAAGGCAGAACGTAAGAGCTCGGTTGATCAAATTATCAATCGTTTAAGGCCAAAGCTTAATCAGATTCCGGGCCTTATCGTCTCTTTAGTAAACCCTCCGCTTATTACAATTGGAGCCAGAATTGCCAGCGCCCAGTGGCAATACACGCTGCAAACAACTGACATTGATGAGTTATTTAAGTATGGCACCCAAATGGAGGAAAGCCTTAGCAAGCTTCCGGCACTTACCGATGTCAGATCAGATCTTCAAATGAGAAAACCCACCGTGGAAATCATCATCGACAGAGATAAAGCCTCAGCACTGGGGCTTACCTTGAAGCAGATTCAGGATGCTTTTTATAGCGCTTATAGTGACAGGCAGGTCTCCACCATGTACACGGCTGCAAACCAGTACTACGTCATACTTGAACTTGCTCCCGGATTTACAGAATCCCCTGAGCTGCTTTCCATGCTCTACATTAAATCCTCCAATGGTAAACTAATTCCCCTTTCCACGGTTGCGCAGACTCGCCAGACTGTTTCCCCGCTAAGTGTAAATCACATAGGACAGGTGCCAGCTGCTACAATATCGTTTAATCTTAAACCGGGGTACTCAATAGGAACTGCTATGGAAGACATTAATAAACTTGCCAAAGACACTCTGCCTGCCACTATTAGCACAAGTTTTCAGGGCTCTGCACAGGCCTTTAAGCAATCATTTGCAAGCATGGGTTTTCTGCTGATTGTGACGGTGGTTATTATTTATCTGGTTTTGGGGATGCTTTATGAGAGCTTTTTTCATCCTCTTACAATCCTGACTGCACTACCGCTTGCCGGTTTTGGCGCTCTGTTTGCCCTGTGGATTTTTGGCAGAGAGCTTGATATGTACGCATACGTAGGGATGATTATGCTTATTGGAATTGTAAAGAAAAATGGAATCATGATGGTTGACTTTGCTCTCGATGCTGAAAGACACGAGGGACTCTCTGCCGAAGACTCAATTTTTAAAGCCTGCCAGATTAGATTCCGACCAATTATGATGACAACAATGGCGGCGCTTTTTGGCACTCTACCGATAGCTCTTGGGATTGGCGCCGGAGGTGAAGCACGTCAACCTCTTGGCATATGCGTCGTAGGCGGCTTGTTTTTTTCTCAGTTTATGACTCTATACATTACGCCGGTGTTTTATATCTACATTGATAAATTCAATCGCTGGATATCGCACTCAAAGAGTAATAATGGGGAGGCGCTGCCTCCCCATTAGAGGGATTTTAAGAGAGGGCTCTGCCCTCCCTTAAACCCACCCGCACGGGGAATGATTCCCCGTGACCCCCGGTTTTTTGTCAACGATTTTTCATTGTGTGTAGGGGCAGCCCCCTGTGGCTGCCCGGATAAAAGAATTTTTTAACCGGCGTTCCGCCGCTTAGGGGAGGTGAGCCTTGCCCGCAAATTAAAGATTTGCTCTATCATTATACTGCCTCTTTGGGGGCTACTTGGTATTATTCTTTAAAAATTTCGTGTTTTTTCGTGCCTTTCGTGGTTAAAATTCTTTTTCTCAATACTCAGCGTTGGTGCAATCTTGTAGATTGCACCACAGTGTTTGTACCTTTGGTTTCAGATTTGAAGTAAAAGGAGTAACATTTCGGAGCAGTCTGCAAGACTGCTCCAACGTGGATTCATTTTACCTGCGCAATTTATACAGAATATCGTTTAAAGAAATAATACTTATAAATCTCTTAATCTGTTCGTCTGTTTTGAGGGCGGAGCTCTCATTGAAACTTTTTAATTGGCGGAACGCCAATTGAAAAATTCTCTACCAACAAGGATAACGAAAAAGCATTAGACTAAGCCTATCACACGTTGTTAACAAACCGGGGGTCAAGGGGAATCATTCCCCTTCTTAACTTACTTCATCCACGGTTGTCTTTTTTTTAGAAGTAAGATTAAACTGGATAATGGATGATAACGTTTTATTATCGGTACGAAATCTTACGAAAAACTATGGTGGCAAAAAAGCAGCCGTGGATGGTGTAAGCTTTAGTTTTCTAAAGGGAGAATTTGTTGGACTTTTAGGGCCTAACGGAGCCGGTAAAACTACAATTATTAAAATTCTAACCGGTCTTATAAAACCCTCATCTGGTGAGGTTAGCTACTACGGCGAGGATTTTTTTGAAAACTCAAAGCGTTTAAAGGCAATCATTGGAGTTGTGCCTCAGCAAAACAACCTTGACAGGGATTTGACTGCTTACGAAAACCTCTACCTTCACTGTATGCTCCACGGCATTCCTAAACGTGAACGTTCAAAGAGGATTGAAGAGTTCCTGACATTTGCTGGTCTTTTGGATGTGAAAGACAAAGCAGTTAAGACATTTTCCGGAGGTATGATGAGGCGTCTTGTCATCTTACGCGCACTGCTGCATGAACCACAAATCATATTCCTTGATGAGCCCACTATCGGGCTTGACCCTCAGATTAGACGTACCATATGGGATTTTATCGTAACTATAAATCAGACAAAAAAAACCACCATTCTCTTAACCACTCATTATATCGAGGAGGCTGAAAAGCTCTGTGCACGGGTACTTATAATAGACGGAGGAGTGATAATAACAAGCGGCACTCCGGGCGAACTTAAAGCCGCAACAGGAAAGTTTGTCCTGGAAACTTTTAAAGAGGACAAAACCGAGGAGAATTTTTTTGAAAATAAAGAAGATGCAATTGAGGCTATTAAAAGCTGCTCCTATGCCTGTAAGATACGGGAGTGCACACTTGAGGACGTGTTTTTACAAATAACGGGACGGAAAATTAATGTTTAACGGCTTTTATGCGGTTTTATATAGAGATCTCTCGATTTTCAGAAAACGGTTAAAAAAACAGCTTCTGTCTCAGTCGCTGTCGCCGCTTCTTTACTTAATCGCCTTTGGCTGGGGTATGGGAAATTCTGTTGTGGTTGGGAATATGTCATATATGTCGTTTCTTATTCCGGGATTAATTACAATGAACAGCCTTAACCAAAGTTATGCCATCTCTGGGGAGATGAACATATCGAGATTTTACTTTCACACATTTGAGCAATACCTGACAGCTCCGGTGTCTCACTTTGAAATAGTGCTGGGTGAGGCGGTCTTTGGAGTGCTGCGAGGGGTGCTGAGCGGGCTTATGATTTTTGCTTTTGCAGTTGTCTTTAACGTTAAGCTGCAATTTAACGCTGCCTTTATCCCTGCATTGCTTTTGCACACCTTTTTGTTTGCCTCACTTGCCGTAACCACCTCGATGGTTGTAAAAGACCATGCCGGTCAGGCATTGGTTAATAATTTTGTGATAACGCCGATGATTTTTCTTTGTGGCACGTTTTATCCCGTTGACAGACTCCCAGTGTTTTTTAAGGCAGTAGTATATATGCTGCCTCTGACCTATTCAGTTAAGGTAATACGGGCCTCACTTACAGGCGGTGAGATTAATCCACTGTATATGCTTTTGCTTTTTGCATACTCTGTGGTATTCTTTCTTACAGCCGTTATGGCATTAAAAAAGGTGGAGAGTTAAACTTACAAATGAATAACATTATGAATAAAAATATTGTGTATTCTCTTGGGCTTGGGCCCGGTGATCCTGAGCTTGTCACAGTAAAAGCCATGCGGATTTTAGAGCAATCCGATGTGGTAATTGTGCCGCAGTCGGATGAGTTAGGCAGAAGTGTGGCTAAAGACATCGTATCACATTATGCACCGGATGAAAAAATTCAGATGTACTATTTCCCGATGAATAACAAAAAAGATGAGTTATCAAAAAGATACACTGAGCTTGCAGAGACGATTAAATCTCTCCTTAGTTCCGGTAAAACCGTTTCCTACGTCTCTATGGGAGACCCCACACTGTTTAGCACATCAAACTATCTGACCGATAAACTTAAAAATATCGGAGTAGCGATAAAACACATTCCCGGGATAAGTTCAGTGAATGCGTCCTCTGCACTTTTAGGTATTTCGCTTGCCAGCAAAGGAGACAACATTGGCATCTATGAACTCAGCGCAAAGGCAGACGTTAACACCGAAAGGATAAAAAACCACTCAACCGTAGTATTTATGAAAGTCCACAAGAAATTGAATGCCCTGATTGAGGCCATAAGAGAATCCTCACCCGATGTGGCATATTTGGTGCAAAGGGTTGGACTTGAGGGCGAAAACATTGTAGATTTACTTGAATCCTCTCCGGATTTTGATGCCGCTTATCTGTCACTTGCCATTATAAAAAAAGCTTAAATGGCTCAGACTCTTAGCAGGTGTGGATTTACCACGGGTTCAGCTGCTACAGCGGCAGCCAAAGCTGCTGCCATGTTTCTTAAGACTGGTGTTCTGCCGGAAAGAGTTCACATCACGCTGCCAAATCTAAAAGAGAGTCTGCTTATTAATATCAAAAGTTGTACACTTACCCCTGATGATAACTCTGCAACCGCCTCTGTAATCAAACAAAGCGGCGATGACCCGGATGTAACTAATGGACTTGAAATCGTTGCCACACTGAGACTGCTTAAACAAAGTGCTGACAACGAAAGTAAAATCGTTATAAAAGGAGGAGCAGGAGTAGGCAGAGTGACAAAAAAGGGGCTTCAGCAGCAAGTAGGCGACTGGGCGATCAATCCTGTGCCAAAAGCCATGATAACGCAGGCGGTGCGTGAGGTTTTTTCAAAGGATTCATTAAATTTAGAGGTTGAGATTTCTGTCAGTAACGGAGAACTTGCTGCCCAAAAGACTTTTAATCCACGGCTAGGTATAACGGGCGGAATCTCAATCCTTGGCACTACCGGCATAGTTGAACCCATGAGTGTTGATGCTATAAAAGAGACGGTTAAATGTGAGATAGATGTATCGTTTTACGAAAACCCTGAGACTATCCGCCTTGCTCCCGGAAAAATCGGGGAGGATGCCCTCAAGCGTATTTTAGGGCCAACCAGAGTTGTGCAGTTTAGTAATTTCCCAGGTTTAGCTATGGACTATGTCAAATCAAAAGGATTTAAGCACGTAACGCTTGGCGGCCATCCCGGCAAATTAGCCAAAATTCTGATGGGATACACAGATACCCACTCGGGACGTTCCCCGCAGGCTGCAGCATTTGTATCAGAGTTTATGGGTTTAAACGGCAATTTTAACACGGTAGAGGAAATAATTGATAAAATTACCGAAACAGGGGGAGATTTTACGAAATTAGCACATGAAATTTGCTTTAAGATAAAAAGTATTTACAGGCTACCCTCAATAGAGGTATATTTGTTTGATATGAAAAAAACACTTATTGGCCATAGCACATGCACAGAATAACTCTGATAGGGGTTGGCCCGGGTGGTAGCGATTATGTAACGTTTAGAGCCGTAAAGAGCGCTCAGAACTGTGAGGTCTTAATTGGGATGAAACATCAGATAGCGGCAATTGGTGAAATCACGGGAAAGGTGATTTATGAGGAAAGTGGGATAGAGGAGATTTTAAATCTTATCGGTAAAAATGAGGGCAAAGCCGTAGGAGTTTTGATTACAGGAGATGCTGGGATATACAGCCTGTCGGAAAAAATCATGGAACGCTTCGGACGGGATTCAGTTACAGAAATAGTGCCAGGAATATCAAGTGTCATGGCGGCTTTTTCAAAGGTAAAACAACAGTGGCTTAACGTACGAATTATCTCCGTACATGGCCGTCCGCTTAATGGACTCAATGATGCGCCTAATCACGAAAGAGTCGCTATCCTCTGTGACAGAAAAAACAACTCTCCGCTGGTTGTAAAAACTCTCTCACAAATGGGTATCCTTAACAGAAGCAAAACCGTTTATGTGTGCCGTAATATTACCTGTAACAACGAGCAAATAATAGAAGTAAACACCATTGCGGATTTAAACATACCCGATGACAACGATAAAGAAGTTGTCTTAATTGTGCCTCGCAGATAGTGTTTTTTCCATTATATTTCTTAGTGGAAAGCTCTGATAGAAAGGCTTCTTGACTAATCATTTATATGATGTTAAAGTAATATATAGGTACAAGAAATGAGATTTAAAGGATTGCCGGAAATATGAGAAAAGACCGTGGTTTTACCATAAGAAGGACTGTTAAGAAGCCGGCTGACAGCAGGCCGGTCGGAGATATAATAAAAGAGCTGAAGGGACAGAGTGCTAAAAATCAAGCTGATTACAGAGATTTATCACTTAAAATCCACGGACTGATATGTGCAAAATGCGGTACTGAATTTAATGAAAAAAATAAATCCCTTCTTACGGTCCACCATAAGGACGGAAACCATGATAACAATCCTGCCGATGGTTCTAACTGGGAAAATCTGTGCGCATACTGTCACGATGACGAACACAGCAGGGGGGTTTTAGGTGACTATCTGTCAGGAAAGTGAAGCTTATAATTCTGTGAGAGTTCTCTGCCATTTATTAAAACCTCAGCAGTCGAGGAGGAGCTTTTGACGCAGGTCAACAAAGTTAGACGATAGAATGCAGCTTGGTATGACTAACAAAAAGCAGAGGGTTATGGAGTACTATAACTCGGTAGCAGAGAAACGCGATTATTATATAAATAAGAACAAGTACTACTATGACGATCTGACTGGGTTTTTAAAGTTTACCATTCCTGCCGGTAAAAGAGTTCTTGAGATTGGCTCAGGCACAGGACATGTCCTTGCCGCTCTTGAGCCCTCCTACGGAGTTGGTATTGATTTTTCTCCAAAGATGGTTCAGATAGCTAAGCTAAAGTATCCCTCTCTGAGGTTTTTCAAAATAGATGCCGAGGACCTTGACCTTGACGATCAACCCTTTGACTACATAGTTATTTCAGATACAATCGGTCTTTTTGAAGACATCCAGCAGGTCTTTAAACACATGAAACACCTTGCTAATGAACACACACGAGTGGTTATAACATATAACTGTTCTCTCTGGCATCCTATACTAAGCATCGCTGAAACTCTGAGACTTAAAATGCCGAGGCAGCAGTTGAATTGGCTTGATGCGGAGGATGTCAGCCAACTTTTGTATCTTGAGGATTTTGAAGTAGTGAAAACCGGCAGAAGATTCTTATTTCCTAAGAATATATCATTTATATCTCCATTTATAAACGAATTTATTGCTCATCTTCCGTTTTTTAACTCTCTGTGTCTGACTGGTTACATAATAGCAAAGAAGGCACACAGAGCAGATGACACAAAACCTGAACCTACTGTAAGCGTTGTAATACCTGCAAGAAACGAACGGGGAAACATTGAAAACGCAGTAAAACGAACTCCAAAACTTGGCAGACATACGGAAATTATTTTTGTTGAGGGGCACTCTACTGATGGTACGCTGGATGAGATAAGACGCGTTTGCACACTTTACGGGGATAAATGCGATATCAAATACGCAGTGCAGGACGGTAAAGGCAAAGGGGATGCCGTAAGAAAGGGGTTTGCTATGGCAACCTGTGATATTCTCATGATACTGGATGCCGACCTCACTGTGCCTCCTGAGGAACTCCCTAAGTTTTACGAGGCTGTTGCCACTGGAAAGGGAGAATTTATAAACGGCACACGCCTTGTGTATCCTCTTGAAAAGGAGTCAATGAGGTTTTTAAACATGCTTGGAAATAAGTTTTTCTCAATAATGTTTACGTGGATTTTAGGTCAGCGCCTCAAAGACACACTGTGCGGCACAAAGGTTTTATCAAGAGAAAACTACCTGAGTATTCAGGCAAACAGGCACTTCTTTGGCGACTTTGACCCGTTTGGCGATTATGATCTCATATTTGGCTCAGCCAAGTTAAACTTAAAAATTATTGAAATTCCTATCACATACAGGGCCAGAGAGTACGGACAGACTAATATCTCAAGATTTTCACACGGCTGGCTGCTACTTAAGATGACGATGTTTGCCGTTAATAAGTTGAAATTCAAATAATACCAGGTTGAAACCATTGCAAAATCCTCAAAATGGAAAAGGGGTATTTTCCAATTAAGGGAATTTTTTAACTTACCCTTCTTTATTCTCTTACATTACTCTTACACTTGCTGACTACTACTCCAGTCCATAGTCTGACATGATTTCTATTGTTTACAGTAGGTATCAATTACAGCTTTCCAATCAGTTTCAAACTCACAGGATTCGGGTTTCTCTTTCTCCCACGTCCGGACTTCAACCATATTATTATTGCAACTAAAATCCTCCATAACTTTATTATTACTTTGCTTATCACAAAGCATCACAGTAATAACGTCATAATTAACGATTCTTGCCTTGAGTTTATAGTTATTCAATATGTTAGCAACGCTTGTGCAGGTGGGGCATAGTTCCTGAAGTGCCCTTTTATATTCGACTTCACTGAAATTATTTGGAATCTTACCGCTATAGTATCCCTCTACTTTTTGTGTCAAAGATGTCAAGTCCTCTTGCACAGGTGTGTATTTTTCAACTCTAACCTCTACGCATCCAAATAATACAATTCCTAAAAGTACCGTAAGAAGTTTCTTCAATTTGATCCTCCTTTAGACCAAAGGTCAATTTTGTCCTCATTCACACCTGTGTCGAGATTCCAGTCCTTGAGGTATTCCCCCATACTCTTTGTTGTAGCGGCATCAATGGTTTTAAAAAGCTTTATCCATATATCAGCAACCATACGCAGAGTTTCATCAAACACGGTATCAAAAGTAACGGTTCTGCCATCTGGCAGTTTCACGTTTTTTATGTACTTATCAGTGTCTTCTTCTGAAATTTCCGAAGAATACTTATATTCAAAGTCTTTAAAACCCCATACATGCCTGAATATAGGATTTGGATCGGTTATAAAATTGACACGCTTCAAATAATTCTCATGCCATGTATCAGGGTCAATGCTATCAAAATAAGCCGTCGCATTGGGATGTGCTTCCTGTAAAAGCTCTGTCCAGAACTGACTAATGGCAGGGTGAAGATGATTGGGGTCATTTGGGTCAGAGCAATCTTCAAGAGTGTTCAGGTATCCAAACCCGTTTCTTGGATTGGCATCCCGGATTTCATCACCTGTTCTATTTTTGAATATATGGACATCCCAGATCATTTCACAATGCCTGTGGTTTTCATGAGTAAACAGATAAATCCCTCCGACAACGGAGTTGACCACAGGATGAAGAAACGAGTCTACAATAACATGGCTGACATATCCGCATAACCAGGACAGGCAAATAGCAAAGTTATTATCATCCTTGTTCATTTTTAAAAGCTTGTCAGCCCCCAACTCAATAATTTTGCTTGTGTTCTCATAATGCATCCTGTTTGCCCAATTGTGTCCTCCCAACATCCCATTAATAATATCTGTAAGGTAAGGGTAATCGGGACCTGCAGCTCCTATTCTTGCAAACTGGTTGTACATCGCAATCTTGCCGGAATAAGGATGCTGTTTCCTGATTAAATCAGTTGCTCCCTGGGCTATTAAACAATGTGTAAATGTTGCTGGCATGGCCTTCTCCTCCCTAATTATTGCAATTTAACATCTTCAAAAATTTCTGGATTGTTAACTTGGCTATTATACAATACAACATGCTATATATAACATATATATTAGTAAAGTTATTATTATACATATAATATTTTTGCAAATGCCTTAAGTCACATTCTGTCCCTAACTTTTTTGGCTTAGTTATACTTCTGAATCAGACACTATAGAAGAAAGCTGGAGTAAATTTAGTAAATACTTAAATTTTTAGATAAGTTTTTAAAAAGTAAAGAGTTTTCCCTGTGGGTTTTTACCGATATTCTTAAGAACTGTTCGTTTAATCCTCTGTAGTTAGCACAGCTCCTTAACAATATGCCGCGGCTTCTGAGCTTATCATAAATATGTGCCGCCCGTGTATCTTTAATCAGATAATAATTAACCATTGAAGGAAAATATTGAATTTCATTTTTATTTAATGATTTTTCAAAGAATGCTTTTTCAGTCTTAAGCAAAGAAAATGTGTCCCGCTCATAGAC encodes:
- a CDS encoding efflux RND transporter periplasmic adaptor subunit: MKINTNINFRFLILIIISLTGCDKSVTASKGPPPVPVTVQKAIAKSMPVEITAFGTVEAYNSLSIMPQVPGRILKIHFKEGQYVKKGELLITIDPEPYNEKLTQAEAVLAKDKANLTYAKEEAQRYTFLLEKGAVSRSEYDKNTSGYRAQEELVKSDEALVKQAKLNLNYCSVRSPIEGKTGGLILKEGSVVEENKTKVVTINQIHPILARFSVPEKYLNEIKRYSDNGSLKVLAYPPKYENTPHEGKLTFISNSVDQSSGMIELKAEYENKDGFLWPGQFVNVIVYLTIQPNAVVVPSSCVQAGLKGNYAFVVKPDMTAELRNVVVDRVQRDETVIASGIAPGDTVVTDGQIKLKNGLTVKINEMPTEGPLQSPQPNKL
- a CDS encoding efflux RND transporter permease subunit, translating into MNLSEIWIRRPIMTILFMAGILFFGIISYKKLPINNLPNVDFPTIEVSAALPGANSETMASTVAMPLEKQFSGISGVDSMVSSSVQGKTTINLQFSLDRNIDDAAQDVNAAISAAMGVLPGNMPNPPTYKKVNPGDMPIIFLGLVSDTLPITALNDYAENILTPHLSTINGVAQVRVVGTQRFAVRVQVNPRTLANKGIGINEVQDALAAGNVNLPGGELQGTNTGFMLKPSGQIFDAEGYNNLIVTYQNGYPVRVKDIGTAIDGVEYKKQRAWFYTKGHAKRGIFLLVSRQPGTNTVALAKEIKSLMPMLKASMPGAMDMAIFYDQSLFIKESINDVQYTLILTVILVIIVIFLFIRAVRPTLIPALSVPLSLIGTFAIMDLMGYTLNNLSLMSLTLAVGFVVDDAIVVLENIVRRIEMGENAMDASLNGSKEIGFTILSMTLSLVVVFIPIMFMGGIIGRLFREFSVCITSAILFSGLVSLTLTPVMGSRFMGAVSHTHGRFYEYSEAFFKRMLNFYSDTLKWVIYHRKYVVVFLVFIVVGTVFLARAVPKGFIPTQDQNFFRVFSIASDSISFDSMVKHQEEVIKRFLEDPDIKEASGASAAGFPGDTSGILFCGLKDKAERKSSVDQIINRLRPKLNQIPGLIVSLVNPPLITIGARIASAQWQYTLQTTDIDELFKYGTQMEESLSKLPALTDVRSDLQMRKPTVEIIIDRDKASALGLTLKQIQDAFYSAYSDRQVSTMYTAANQYYVILELAPGFTESPELLSMLYIKSSNGKLIPLSTVAQTRQTVSPLSVNHIGQVPAATISFNLKPGYSIGTAMEDINKLAKDTLPATISTSFQGSAQAFKQSFASMGFLLIVTVVIIYLVLGMLYESFFHPLTILTALPLAGFGALFALWIFGRELDMYAYVGMIMLIGIVKKNGIMMVDFALDAERHEGLSAEDSIFKACQIRFRPIMMTTMAALFGTLPIALGIGAGGEARQPLGICVVGGLFFSQFMTLYITPVFYIYIDKFNRWISHSKSNNGEALPPH
- a CDS encoding ABC transporter ATP-binding protein, translated to MDDNVLLSVRNLTKNYGGKKAAVDGVSFSFLKGEFVGLLGPNGAGKTTIIKILTGLIKPSSGEVSYYGEDFFENSKRLKAIIGVVPQQNNLDRDLTAYENLYLHCMLHGIPKRERSKRIEEFLTFAGLLDVKDKAVKTFSGGMMRRLVILRALLHEPQIIFLDEPTIGLDPQIRRTIWDFIVTINQTKKTTILLTTHYIEEAEKLCARVLIIDGGVIITSGTPGELKAATGKFVLETFKEDKTEENFFENKEDAIEAIKSCSYACKIRECTLEDVFLQITGRKINV
- a CDS encoding ABC transporter permease, translating into MFNGFYAVLYRDLSIFRKRLKKQLLSQSLSPLLYLIAFGWGMGNSVVVGNMSYMSFLIPGLITMNSLNQSYAISGEMNISRFYFHTFEQYLTAPVSHFEIVLGEAVFGVLRGVLSGLMIFAFAVVFNVKLQFNAAFIPALLLHTFLFASLAVTTSMVVKDHAGQALVNNFVITPMIFLCGTFYPVDRLPVFFKAVVYMLPLTYSVKVIRASLTGGEINPLYMLLLFAYSVVFFLTAVMALKKVES